The following proteins come from a genomic window of Sphaerisporangium rubeum:
- a CDS encoding fused response regulator/phosphatase: MATESPGTVLVVDDTPTKRYILGSWLRRAGHHVVEASGGQEALTLVREILPDVVVLDVRLPDIDGYEVCERIKADPETAALPVLQISAHAIGAAERTLGLDRGADAYMAEPIEPEEFIATVHAALRYSRARTRAERIAHRLRRLTQITLEINATRTFGELMSVAVEGTANVLERRSGALAMALDGVVRRYTALEPGRPAARLGAPADILDRVSLLTLGESAGTAELSLTEERWREILPESDTRGDITGVLSRTKSGHDPVFLGVEGTKPLDSDELDILKQLGQAIALAVDALRAYAEEHLIALTLQRSFLPAKVPQVPGLELAVRYQPAVDNVEVGGDFYEVTPLGDRLLVGIGDVQGHSLHAATVMAELRHGLRALAVEGCDLGAILGRLNDMLRLHHPSMTATVCLMLIDPKDGSVEMANAGHIPPVIIGDGQAHYHGWGNLLIGAAPERYRVDRFSLPDKGALLLFTDGLIEDRDVPLDKSMEVVRQLSMAFDRDPELFCDRLIDHFGAREDDVAVVALRRTT, encoded by the coding sequence ATGGCCACGGAGTCACCCGGCACCGTCCTCGTCGTCGACGACACCCCCACCAAGCGTTACATCCTCGGCAGCTGGCTGCGCCGCGCGGGGCACCACGTGGTCGAGGCGAGCGGCGGCCAGGAAGCGCTCACCCTGGTGCGCGAGATCCTCCCCGACGTGGTCGTGCTGGACGTCCGGCTGCCCGACATCGACGGTTACGAGGTGTGCGAGCGCATCAAGGCCGACCCCGAGACCGCCGCGCTGCCGGTGCTGCAGATCTCCGCGCACGCCATCGGCGCGGCCGAACGCACCCTTGGTCTCGACCGCGGCGCCGACGCGTACATGGCGGAGCCGATCGAGCCCGAGGAGTTCATCGCCACGGTGCACGCGGCGCTGCGCTACTCCCGGGCCCGCACCCGGGCCGAGCGCATCGCGCACCGGCTGCGACGTCTCACCCAGATCACCCTGGAGATCAACGCCACCAGGACGTTCGGCGAGCTGATGAGCGTCGCCGTCGAAGGCACCGCGAACGTGCTCGAACGGCGCAGCGGCGCGCTGGCGATGGCGCTGGACGGCGTGGTCCGCCGGTACACGGCGCTGGAGCCGGGCCGTCCCGCCGCGCGGCTCGGCGCGCCGGCCGACATCCTCGACAGGGTGTCGCTGCTGACGCTCGGCGAGTCGGCCGGCACCGCCGAGCTGTCGCTGACCGAGGAACGGTGGCGGGAGATCCTGCCGGAGTCCGACACGCGGGGGGACATCACGGGGGTGCTGTCCCGCACCAAGAGCGGCCATGATCCGGTGTTCCTCGGGGTCGAAGGCACGAAGCCGCTGGACTCCGACGAGCTGGACATCCTCAAGCAGCTCGGTCAGGCCATCGCGCTGGCAGTGGACGCGCTGCGCGCCTACGCCGAGGAGCACCTGATCGCGCTCACCCTGCAGCGCAGCTTCCTGCCGGCCAAGGTGCCCCAGGTCCCCGGCCTGGAGCTCGCGGTGCGCTACCAGCCGGCGGTGGACAACGTCGAGGTCGGCGGCGACTTCTACGAGGTCACGCCGCTCGGCGACCGGCTGCTCGTCGGGATCGGCGACGTGCAGGGCCATTCGCTGCACGCGGCCACGGTCATGGCCGAGCTGCGGCACGGCCTGCGCGCTCTGGCCGTCGAGGGCTGCGACCTCGGCGCGATCCTCGGACGGCTCAACGACATGCTGCGCCTCCACCATCCGAGCATGACGGCCACCGTCTGCCTGATGCTGATCGACCCCAAGGACGGCTCGGTCGAGATGGCCAACGCCGGCCACATCCCCCCGGTGATCATCGGAGACGGCCAGGCGCACTACCACGGCTGGGGCAACCTGCTCATCGGGGCCGCGCCTGAGCGGTACCGCGTGGACCGGTTCTCCCTTCCGGACAAGGGTGCGCTGCTGTTGTTCACCGACGGCCTCATCGAGGACCGCGACGTGCCGCTCGACAAGAGCATGGAGGTCGTGCGGCAGCTGTCCATGGCGTTCGACCGGGATCCGGAGCTGTTCTGCGACCGCCTCATCGACCACTTCGGGGCCCGCGAGGACGACGTGGCCGTGGTCGCCCTGCGCCGCACGACCTGA